Within Rhinolophus ferrumequinum isolate MPI-CBG mRhiFer1 chromosome 14, mRhiFer1_v1.p, whole genome shotgun sequence, the genomic segment CCATGCCCCGAAAGACAAGGCTGCTCAGGCTCTCATCCTTGACTGCACATTGCCAGCACTGAGGGGGCTTTAAGAAAACACTAATTCCTCTGGCTCCCTGccagatattctgatttaattggtctggggagAGGCTCAAGGCATCCAGGGCCATCTACTACTATGAAAGCTCCCCAAGGGATTCGCATGTGCCAGGGATAAAATCCATTAGGCTAATCAATTGTTCTTGTGAGCACCACAGAGCTTGGGGGCTCCAAGTCACAGCCCCAGGCACAGCAACCCTTCCCCCTCCACCTGTTCTTGAACCaccaggaggaagaagaggcgGGGCCGAGACTCTGGCTGACACATATTAATATAAGGTAGGAGTTGgagcctcattcattcattcttcagtaatatattcaataactatttaatATAAGTGctgtcaaagaaacaatggaactGACTGGGGGATCTAGTTATTGGGCAGTTAGGCCTCTCTGAGGTGGTGACATTTAAATTCGAGACCAGAGTGACAAGGAGAAGCCTGCCATGTAAAGCTGCCGTGACaagcagagaaaagcaggtgcaaaggcctGAAAGGGAGCAAAGGGGTATGTGGCTGGAGAAGAAACGACGGAGGAAACACCAATGGGATGACGCTTGCGAGCTGGGCAGGGGTGCATATGGAGGGTCTTGGAACTGTGCTAAGGAAGTGGCTTTCATTCTCAATTTGATAGGAAGCCCCAGAAGGTTTTCAGGACAGAATGACATGACCTGCTTTGTGTTTTTGAGAGACACTCTGGCTGTGATCGGGAGGGTGGCTGGTGGGGTGTGAGATGGACATAGGTGAACAGTCCACCCCAGCGGGGGGTGGGCACCCCTGTGCTCACACCCCAGAGTGAGGATGTGTGCTCGGCTCCTTTGCAGTGGAGAATGTAggtcaggcagcctggctccctcAGCCAAGCCGCCGGTGCAGCCCCCTCGCCTGTCAGAGAAAAAAGCCGACTCTGAGATGTGTGGGCTCAACTGACAGATCAGTGTTGGCAAGGAAGACAGAGATAATAGTCTTCCAGATGCAGGGATGTGGGCCACTGCCTGGGGTCCCTGTGTCTCCCTTCCCAGAGTGCCACTCCCCTACCCCTCCACCCCTTCAGGATCTCCCTGGAAGGCCAGCCCAGGGGCAGGCAGCTGTATTTTAAGATGAGGGCTTAGACCTCTAAGAAACCAGAAACACAGCCAGCTTCCCTGGTACAGAAGGACAGAGATGGCTCCATTTCTCCTCAGTGCAGTGACTGGGAAATAAACAAGTGGCTCTGCTTGTCACATTTAACCCTCTGCAAAGGCATATGTCAGACCCACAGAGCTACTGCCTCTGCCTTTCCAAGAAAAAACTAATGTGCCCCAAACTTGGGCTTCTCCTTGTGGTCTCCAACTCACCATTCTGTTCAAGGAAAGACAAGCATGGGGGCTTGTTCTTGACCCCAGGAGAAGCAAATAAATGGCAGGTATGGACACTGGGTCCCTGAGTGGCTGGGGGCATGTTGGCACAGCCCTGTCAGCTGTGGAAGGGGacaagggagagggagagagaagggaagggaggctaaatgggaaggagggaggtggaaggaggGTGGCAAGAGGCGGGGCAGAGTGGAGAGGGCACAGAGTGATCCTCCTTAGAAGGATGAAAGACCCAGGGGCTTGGGCAGAGCCCTGGTGGTCTGCAGGTGGGGGGCTCTGAGtgtgggagaaacaaagagaaacaaaaggcagaggaggCTCTCTCTCCATGGGAGAAATCTCCCATGACCACAAAGGAAGAGGAATGAGCAAGAACAAAAGCCAGACAGGAACAGAAGGAGGAAGGCAGACAAATAAAGCAGAGGAGGGAGGACAACCCCAGAGTCATCAAACCCTAGCattttgggggcagggaggaagctTCCAAATGCAGCAGTAAAAGGTGATATATGCATTGAGCTAAACCAGGAGAAGAATCAGGAGCAAGGCCAAGGGCATGGGAGTGGTTGGGAATGGTGGCCATACAGCAGAAGCCACATAGACATACGGTGGTGAAGCAGAAGGGGGCTGTAAGCCAGTCAATGAGAGGACAGGGGTGAAGCACTATGAGAACCACAAAAGCTGCCCCACAGGTTCTGCTACTAAGGGCACCTGCAGCAAAGAGATCTCACAACCAGCACCACCCCAAGGTTTGGGAGGGggttgaaaaagaatgaaagaggcaGCAACACAGCTATTTAttatgcatgcatacacacacacacacacacacacacacacacacacacccttctctaAAAGcatcagacaagagaaaggaaacttgtGTGGCCCTTACAACCTATTCTTCCCTCCCTCATGTGCCCGCCTCCCTGGAATCCCCTGCACTTGCAGAAGCCTGCAGGGACATGGGTTTGGAATCCTCTCAGCAGTCAATAGACCTGTACATACTCCCATATACATGTCCAGAGGCAGGTGGCTGGCACAGGGACAGTTCTCTAAGTGAAGCCAGGCTTGTTCCAGGAAGCCTCACATGAAGCCAGATTAAGGGTCCTCTCCAGGCCCTCCAAGAAGCCCCAAAGCCCTTGAGCTCCACAGAGCATCTGACTAGTTGGGATGACATTGTCAGGGCCACATAAAGAAAGGGTGTGTTTCCCACTGTGGCTGTGGTGTCTGCCCTGTGAGTCCAGAGCATCCAGAGCCACACCAGGAGGGCTTTCTCAGGACTTCTGATCAAGACCTGTGTTCCACCAGCTCGCTGGTAAGCTCATACGGTGCATCAGTTTTTCCAAATGAGGACCATCAAAAGGTCTGAGAGACCAAGGGGAAGGGACTCCCAAGAAACTGTGGGTCCATTTCTCAGCTTGGGCCCTGCAGGCAGTGTCTTAAGGAATAATCCCAGGAGACCAAGAGCTCAGATCTGGGCCAGAAGTCTCCTGGGGAATGAGGACACAGGTACTAAGCACATCTACAGTGGACCCACGGCCAAGAGTCCCCACTCTATCAGCATACACACAGTTCTCATTTTATTGGACCCTGTCAGTGTCCCACTCAATACTACACTGTAATCAGCACACTGTACATACAGCCCAAAGGCCCCTGCTGTGTACACACACCACACTGACATGCCCTACGTTCCCCAGTTCTGACACACTGCACACATCTCCCCACCCCTCAGAGGTCCTATTTTTATCAACGCTGCACACAGACACTGAAAAGTCCTACAGTCctcagaccacacacacacacacaccaccaccaccaccaccgccacccgCACACACAACCACATACTTCCCTGCACTCTTCCAAAGCCACACACCACGCCGGCCTGTGCACACAAAGCACCCACACAGAGATCCCAAACCGAATTCCGTGACTCCCTCCCACGCCAGTGGGGCCTGCGCTCCAGCTCCAGCAAACTAAGCTGAGCTCGACCTCaagcttcctttcctcttctccctcccgcTGCCTTACCCCCGCCCGctctcctccaccccccccccccgccggcCCCTCAGCTTCAGGAAACTTTTCATCAGGTCCCTAAGAAGGGGAAACCCGGAGTTCCTCCCGTCCTGCTCTTCCCGGGTTCGCGCAAGCCGCCGCTCATTTTTCCAGCTGGTATCCCCAGAGACCCAGTGGGGAAAGGTCACCGTAGGCAGTCCCCTGCCTGCTCCCCGGGGAGAGGAAGGGTAGCAATAAAAGCTGTCACCAGGGGGTGGGTAAGGGCTTGGGAAAGGTGTTGGCCCTACGTGGAGCCAGGAGCGCAAAGGGGTCGCGGTGACGCGGAGGAGGAAAGCAGAGAAGCTGCAGCGGCGGTGGCATTGCCAGTCTAGGGCGGCGGCCGCACCAAGGAATGGGGAGCTGTCCTTTCAGCACCACTGCGAGGGGCACAAGCTtggctccggctccggctcccGCCGGTGCTTGTGATGCGTACTGTTGTCTCTCTTGGGGTCAGAAGGGCGTGCAGATCGATAGAGGTGGCTCTGTGAGCGTCGGGACCAGCAGCCACCTGTGAGTCTTCTGCAAGTGCGGGCGGCGGCGGCATCTCCGGCCGGAGACAGGAGGAGACGCTCGGCGGACCCCGCCCGCCGGCCCACCCGGCGCATACACAGGCGCACACACACTCGCACCCGCGCGCACACGCACAGCCAGCCCGCAGCGGCGGCCGCAGCGATGCTCGCCAGCAGGTCGGGGAAGTTTCCCGCCGGCCTTGGCCGCGGGCCCCAGTGCTCGCAGGTAAGCGCTTCCAGAACCCTCAGGGCGAGCCCTGGCAGCTCCGCTGGGTAAGGCGCGGCGCACGCGGCTCCAGAGCACCGCGCCTGGCGAGCAGGGAGGCCCGGGGCGGGGGGGTCGAGTGTGCTCCAGCTGTTGGAGCTGGACACAGGGTACGCCAGGCCGACCCCCTTCACCCAGCCCCGGTTTACAGACTCGAGCAGTGAATTTCCCCATTCCTTTCCTGAAGCTACGCACCCCCATCTCGGCCCAGCCCTGCCCGTGCGCATCCCAGCTCAGATCCCGCCTGTCTGCGGCGAGCGGGCGGGGGCGTCTCCTCGGCCCGGCCACCGGCAAGGTCAGCTCGTAGCCCCCTGGGCTCCCAGAAACGCGGGGGCGCGATCCCTGCAAGCCTAAGACAAGCGGCATGACctctgggatgggggtggaggcgCGGCCGTGCATGCTACTGGAAACAtaccgccccccaccccaagccttgCCTTGAAAGGGGGCCAAACCCCAGAGAACCACTCTCCCTATCTCAGTGCCCTTCAGCACTCAGAGACCCGGCTGGAGAGGACTAGGCCCGCCAGAGATGGATGGGTAAAAAAAGAGGGGCGCGGGGTCCTCAGTAGATCGCCCTCACCGGACGCGGTTCCCTCCGCTTCCAGGTGTAGCGCCCCCGCGCGGCGCGGGCCGTTGGGCGTCTCCAGCATGACCCGCCAGAGCCTGTGGGATGTGTCAGAAGCCAACGTCGAGGATGGAGAGATCCGCATCAACGTAGGAGGTTTCAAGAGGAGGCTGCACTCTCACACTCTGCTGCGCTTCCCCGAGACGCGCCTGGGCCGCCTGCTGCTCTGCCACTCGCGCGAGGCCATTCTGGAGCTTTGCGATGACTACGACGATGTCCAGCGTGAGTTCTACTTTGACCGCAACCCGGAGCTCTTCCCCTACGTGCTGCATTTCTACCATACTGGCAAGCTTCACGTCATGGCAGAGCTGTGCGTCTTCTCCTTCAGCCAGGAGATTGAGTACTGGGGAATCAACGAGTTCTTCATCGACTCCTGCTGCAGCTACAGCTACCACGGCCGCAAAGTGGAGCCTGAGCAGGAGAAGTGGGACGAGCAGAGCGACCAGGAGAGCACCACGTCATCCTTCGACGAGATCCTGGCCTTCTACAACGACGCCTCCAAGTTCGATGGGCAGCCCCTGGGCAACTTCCGCAGGCAGCTGTGGCTGGCGCTGGACAACCCAGGCTACTCAGTCCTGAGCCGAGTCTTTAGCGTCCTGTCCATCCTGGTGGTGTTGGGGTCCATCATCACCATGTGCCTCAACAGCCTGCCGGACTTCCAAATCCCCGACAGCCAGGGCAACCCCAGCGAGGACCCTAGGTTTGAAATCGTAGAGCACTTTGGCATCGCCTGGTTCACATTTGAGCTGGTAGCCAGATTTGCTGTGGCCCCTGACTTCCTCAAGTTTTTCAAGAATGCCCTGAACCTGATTGACCTCATGTCTATCGTCCCCTTTTACATCACTCTGGTGGTGAACCTGGTGGTGGAGAGCACACCAACCTTGGCCAACTTGGGCAGGGTGGCCCAGGTCCTGAGACTGATGCGGATTTTCCGCATCTTAAAGTTGGCCAGACACTCCACTGGCCTCCGCTCCCTGGGAGCAACCCTGAAATACAGCTACAAAGAAGTAGGGCTGCTTTTGCTGTACCTCTCCGTGGGAATTTCTATCTTCTCTGTAGTGGCCTACACAATCGAAAAGGAAGAGAACGAGGGCCTGGCCACCATCCCTGCCTGCTGGTGGTGGGCCACTGTCAGTATGACCACTGTGGGGTACGGGGATGTGGTCCCAGGAACCACAGCTGGGAAGCTGACCGCCTCTGCCTGCATCCTGGCGGGTATCCTAGTTGTGGTACTGCCCATCACCTTAATCTTCAATAAGTTCTCCCACTTTTAT encodes:
- the KCNS2 gene encoding potassium voltage-gated channel subfamily S member 2; this encodes MTRQSLWDVSEANVEDGEIRINVGGFKRRLHSHTLLRFPETRLGRLLLCHSREAILELCDDYDDVQREFYFDRNPELFPYVLHFYHTGKLHVMAELCVFSFSQEIEYWGINEFFIDSCCSYSYHGRKVEPEQEKWDEQSDQESTTSSFDEILAFYNDASKFDGQPLGNFRRQLWLALDNPGYSVLSRVFSVLSILVVLGSIITMCLNSLPDFQIPDSQGNPSEDPRFEIVEHFGIAWFTFELVARFAVAPDFLKFFKNALNLIDLMSIVPFYITLVVNLVVESTPTLANLGRVAQVLRLMRIFRILKLARHSTGLRSLGATLKYSYKEVGLLLLYLSVGISIFSVVAYTIEKEENEGLATIPACWWWATVSMTTVGYGDVVPGTTAGKLTASACILAGILVVVLPITLIFNKFSHFYRRQKQLESAMRSCDFGDGMKEVPSINLRDYYAHKVKSLMASLTNMSRSSPSELSLNDSLQ